A genomic region of Lachnoclostridium edouardi contains the following coding sequences:
- a CDS encoding GerW family sporulation protein, whose product MAENHFASTVEALFKGMDHFVTTKTVVGEAVKVDDAIILPLVDVSCGMAAGSFAENAKHNGGGGMSAKMSPSAVLVIQNGVTKLVNVKQQDAMTKVLDMVPDFVNKFASGKPVAHVSEEAVEAAREMADSE is encoded by the coding sequence ATGGCTGAAAATCATTTTGCTTCTACAGTGGAAGCGCTGTTTAAAGGAATGGATCATTTTGTTACCACGAAAACCGTGGTAGGGGAGGCAGTTAAGGTAGACGACGCCATTATTCTGCCTTTAGTAGATGTAAGCTGCGGCATGGCGGCAGGATCCTTTGCAGAGAATGCAAAACACAACGGCGGCGGAGGTATGAGCGCGAAAATGAGCCCCAGCGCCGTGCTGGTTATCCAAAACGGAGTTACAAAGCTGGTGAATGTGAAACAGCAGGACGCTATGACAAAGGTACTGGATATGGTTCCGGACTTTGTGAATAAATTTGCCTCAGGAAAGCCGGTAGCTCATGTATCAGAGGAAGCGGTGGAGGCTGCCAGGGAGATGGCAGATTCGGAGTAA
- a CDS encoding DUF2953 domain-containing protein, with product MIHIILLILKIIGIILLVLAGLMLLAAGTVLFVPLRYRAEGEVYGNLKAKGRVTWLFHLISVTASYEEELKISVKICGFPLGRKGEEKKYEHKSSDPSQQEPIVQAMSLDASEEEKVLQDPKEDTFFYGEEPEQVKAAKAPEAGEKKSGRLLQKLKSIKRKLKGIKRKIRTLKKKKDQILAAVQNEENRELVKYTWKHVWRFIRRVLPKKVRGKLYIGFEDPYMTGQAMAVAGLLCPIYKNALRVYPDFENQILEGELFIKGRVRLSSAAALAFHLFRNRKFRKLLKKLLKD from the coding sequence GTGATTCATATTATACTGCTGATTTTAAAAATAATAGGAATTATTTTGCTGGTTCTGGCAGGACTGATGCTTTTGGCCGCAGGTACAGTGCTTTTTGTTCCCCTGCGGTACAGAGCAGAGGGAGAAGTATACGGCAATTTAAAGGCAAAGGGACGGGTCACCTGGCTGTTTCATCTGATTTCCGTCACTGCTTCATATGAGGAGGAACTGAAGATTTCCGTAAAGATATGCGGATTTCCCCTGGGGAGAAAAGGGGAAGAAAAAAAGTACGAGCATAAGTCTTCAGACCCCTCTCAGCAGGAACCCATAGTGCAGGCTATGTCTTTAGATGCTTCTGAGGAGGAAAAGGTGTTACAGGACCCAAAGGAGGATACCTTTTTTTACGGGGAAGAGCCTGAACAGGTAAAGGCTGCCAAAGCACCTGAGGCAGGGGAGAAAAAAAGCGGCAGGCTCCTCCAAAAGCTTAAAAGCATAAAAAGAAAGCTCAAAGGCATAAAAAGAAAAATCAGAACCTTAAAGAAGAAAAAGGATCAGATTTTAGCAGCTGTTCAAAATGAGGAAAACAGAGAGCTTGTAAAATATACATGGAAGCATGTCTGGCGCTTTATCCGCCGTGTGCTGCCAAAAAAAGTCAGAGGAAAATTATATATAGGTTTTGAGGACCCTTACATGACCGGGCAGGCTATGGCTGTGGCAGGCTTGCTTTGTCCTATTTACAAAAATGCTCTTCGGGTATATCCTGACTTTGAAAATCAGATATTGGAGGGAGAGCTTTTTATAAAGGGAAGGGTAAGACTGAGCAGCGCAGCCGCCCTGGCTTTTCACTTATTTCGCAACAGAAAATTCAGAAAGCTGCTGAAAAAACTGCTGAAGGATTAA
- the recG gene encoding ATP-dependent DNA helicase RecG, whose translation MMTEQPITSLKGIGEKTGKLFEKLGVFTVQDLVEYYPRAYDSYNQPVSVGELKPDSVMAVKGFLHKNGEVRRFSKVQVVLASLHDDTGALQLIWYNMAFLRTVLKAGVPFIFRGRVIKKSGRLTMEQPEIFSPNDYEKVLHSMQPIYGQTKGLGNKAIVKAVSQALEHRQMEREYLPLTIREKYELAECNFAVEHIHFPSNQQEFLFARKRLVFDEFFFFLLSVRLLREKREEQKSEYIICPSPHVESFKNQLPYSLTEAQEKAYREVCQDMSGGLIMNRLVQGDVGSGKTIIAVLALLQAAYNGFQGALMAPTEVLAKQHYEGILELFSKYGVNKVPVLITGSMTAKEKRLAYEKIASHEADIIIGTHALIQEKVKYDNLALVITDEQHRFGVGQREALGNKGKAPHVLVMSATPIPRTLAIIIYGDLDISVIDQLPANRLPIKNCVVDKGFRKKAYSFIAGEAAKGHQAYVICPMVEESEQIDAENVLDYTKILQKELPASVKVEYLHGKMKGKEKNQIMERFARNEIQVLVSTTVIEVGVNVPNATVMMIENAERFGLAQLHQLRGRVGRGASQSYCIMVNCSGEDGAGERLDILNKSNDGFFIASEDLKLRGPGDIFGLRQSGDMEFRLADIFTDANILKTVSEEVKKLLEEDGELSLEEHRELKKRLDGYLEKSYGKLNL comes from the coding sequence GTGATGACAGAACAGCCCATTACTTCCTTAAAGGGAATTGGAGAGAAAACAGGAAAACTATTTGAAAAGCTGGGAGTTTTTACTGTTCAGGATTTGGTGGAATATTATCCCAGGGCTTATGATTCTTATAATCAGCCTGTTTCTGTAGGAGAATTAAAGCCGGATTCTGTTATGGCGGTGAAAGGATTTCTCCACAAAAACGGTGAGGTGCGCCGTTTTTCAAAGGTACAGGTAGTTTTGGCTTCCCTTCACGACGACACAGGAGCTCTTCAGCTTATTTGGTACAATATGGCTTTTCTGCGCACTGTGCTAAAGGCAGGAGTTCCATTTATTTTCCGAGGCAGAGTAATTAAAAAAAGCGGAAGGCTGACTATGGAACAGCCGGAAATTTTCAGTCCCAATGACTATGAGAAAGTGCTTCACTCTATGCAGCCTATTTACGGACAGACAAAGGGATTGGGAAATAAGGCTATTGTAAAGGCGGTGTCTCAGGCGCTGGAGCACAGACAGATGGAAAGAGAGTACCTGCCTTTAACAATAAGAGAAAAATATGAGCTGGCAGAATGTAATTTTGCAGTGGAGCACATTCATTTTCCCTCCAATCAGCAGGAGTTTTTATTTGCCAGAAAACGTTTAGTATTTGACGAGTTTTTCTTTTTTCTTTTATCTGTACGTCTGCTGAGAGAAAAAAGAGAGGAGCAGAAAAGCGAATATATCATATGTCCGTCTCCTCATGTGGAGAGCTTTAAAAATCAGCTGCCCTACAGCCTGACAGAAGCTCAGGAGAAGGCCTACAGGGAAGTGTGCCAGGATATGTCCGGCGGCCTGATTATGAACAGATTAGTTCAGGGAGACGTAGGCTCCGGCAAAACCATTATTGCAGTGCTGGCCCTTCTCCAGGCAGCCTACAACGGCTTTCAGGGAGCTTTAATGGCGCCTACAGAGGTTTTGGCAAAACAGCATTATGAAGGAATATTGGAGCTGTTTTCCAAATATGGTGTAAATAAGGTTCCGGTGCTGATTACAGGCTCTATGACGGCCAAAGAAAAACGTTTGGCATATGAAAAAATAGCTTCCCACGAAGCAGATATTATTATTGGAACTCACGCGTTAATTCAGGAAAAAGTAAAGTATGATAATCTGGCTCTTGTAATTACAGATGAGCAGCATCGATTTGGAGTAGGGCAGAGGGAGGCTTTGGGAAATAAAGGAAAGGCTCCTCACGTGCTGGTAATGAGCGCCACTCCCATTCCCAGAACACTGGCAATTATTATATATGGGGATCTGGATATTTCTGTTATAGACCAGCTGCCGGCCAACAGACTTCCGATTAAAAACTGTGTAGTAGATAAAGGATTTAGAAAAAAGGCTTATTCCTTTATTGCAGGGGAAGCGGCAAAGGGACATCAGGCATATGTGATTTGTCCTATGGTAGAAGAAAGCGAACAAATTGATGCGGAAAATGTGCTGGATTATACAAAAATTCTGCAGAAAGAGCTGCCGGCCTCTGTAAAGGTAGAATATCTTCATGGAAAAATGAAGGGCAAAGAAAAAAATCAGATTATGGAGCGCTTTGCCAGAAACGAAATTCAGGTGCTGGTTTCCACTACAGTTATTGAGGTAGGAGTTAATGTTCCAAATGCCACTGTGATGATGATTGAAAATGCAGAGCGTTTTGGACTGGCTCAGCTTCATCAGCTGAGAGGCCGGGTGGGAAGAGGCGCAAGCCAATCATACTGTATTATGGTAAATTGTTCCGGGGAAGACGGGGCAGGGGAGCGCCTGGATATTTTAAACAAATCTAACGATGGATTTTTCATTGCCTCTGAGGATTTAAAGCTGAGAGGGCCAGGAGATATTTTTGGCCTTAGACAAAGCGGGGATATGGAGTTTCGTCTGGCGGATATTTTTACAGACGCCAATATTTTAAAAACAGTTTCAGAAGAAGTAAAGAAACTATTAGAGGAAGACGGGGAACTGTCCTTAGAAGAGCACAGAGAGCTGAAAAAGCGTTTAGACGGATATTTAGAAAAAAGCTATGGAAAGCTGAATCTGTGA
- a CDS encoding DAK2 domain-containing protein codes for MGMNSIDAKGVQKAFLAAAKGLEANKEWINQLNVFPVPDGDTGTNMSMTIMAAAREVAAVEKPDMETVAKAISSGSLRGARGNSGVILSQLFRGFTKEIKTSDQITTEILANSFVRATETAYKAVMKPKEGTILTVARGMADKAVELAPQIQDIVEFADQVIAHGDYVLSQTPEMLPVLKQAGVVDSGGQGLMQVLKGARDGLLGKEPDIQIEAAKTVVTSPTPQDREQEAIQFGYCTEFIINLEKEYSEKTEDELKSYLESIGDSIVVVSDDDIVKVHVHTNHPGLAFEKALTYGSLSRMKVDNMREEHEEKLLKEMELEKQQPRKKSGFIAVSIGDGLGEIFKGIGADYLIEGGQTMNPSTEDMLKAIEQVNADTVFIFPNNKNIILAAEQAKSLVEDKNIVVIPSKTIPQGITALINYLPELSPEENEENMTREMGNVKTGQITYAVRSTVIDGIQIEEGDIMGIGDNGILTSDQSVETAAVNTLKALTDDSSELITIYYGCDVSEEEADRVLSLAEKTCPQCEIELHSGGQPVYYYLISVE; via the coding sequence GTGGGTATGAATTCAATCGACGCCAAAGGTGTGCAGAAGGCCTTTTTAGCTGCCGCCAAAGGACTTGAAGCAAATAAGGAGTGGATTAATCAGCTGAATGTGTTTCCAGTTCCTGACGGAGATACAGGGACAAATATGTCAATGACTATTATGGCTGCCGCCAGAGAGGTGGCGGCGGTGGAAAAGCCGGATATGGAGACTGTGGCAAAAGCCATTTCCTCCGGTTCCCTAAGAGGAGCCAGAGGAAATTCCGGAGTAATCCTGTCCCAGCTGTTCAGAGGCTTTACAAAGGAGATTAAGACGTCAGATCAGATTACTACGGAAATCTTGGCAAATTCCTTTGTGAGAGCCACAGAGACAGCCTACAAAGCAGTAATGAAGCCTAAAGAGGGAACGATTCTGACAGTGGCCAGAGGCATGGCGGATAAGGCTGTGGAGCTGGCTCCCCAGATTCAGGATATTGTAGAGTTTGCAGACCAGGTAATTGCTCATGGCGATTATGTTCTCAGTCAGACGCCGGAGATGCTGCCTGTTTTAAAACAGGCGGGGGTAGTGGATTCCGGCGGCCAGGGACTGATGCAGGTGTTAAAGGGAGCCAGGGACGGGCTGTTAGGCAAAGAGCCGGATATACAAATAGAGGCTGCAAAGACGGTTGTTACCTCTCCTACGCCTCAGGATAGAGAGCAGGAAGCTATTCAATTTGGATATTGTACTGAATTTATTATTAACCTGGAAAAAGAATATAGTGAAAAGACAGAAGATGAATTAAAATCATATTTAGAATCTATTGGGGACTCTATAGTGGTAGTGTCTGATGATGATATTGTAAAAGTGCATGTTCACACAAACCATCCCGGCCTGGCTTTTGAAAAAGCATTGACTTATGGTTCTCTGTCCAGAATGAAAGTGGATAATATGAGGGAGGAGCATGAGGAGAAGCTGCTTAAAGAAATGGAATTAGAGAAGCAGCAGCCCAGGAAAAAATCAGGCTTTATAGCAGTTTCCATTGGAGACGGACTGGGAGAAATCTTTAAAGGAATTGGAGCTGATTATCTGATTGAAGGCGGTCAGACCATGAATCCCAGCACAGAAGATATGTTAAAGGCCATAGAACAGGTAAACGCAGACACTGTTTTCATTTTCCCTAATAATAAAAATATTATTTTGGCGGCAGAGCAGGCGAAAAGTCTGGTGGAGGATAAGAACATTGTTGTAATACCTTCTAAGACGATCCCTCAGGGAATTACAGCCCTAATCAATTATCTTCCGGAGCTGTCTCCTGAGGAAAATGAAGAAAATATGACAAGAGAGATGGGCAATGTAAAAACAGGTCAGATTACCTATGCCGTGCGCAGTACGGTTATTGACGGCATTCAGATTGAAGAAGGGGATATTATGGGAATCGGAGACAATGGGATTCTCACCTCAGATCAATCTGTGGAGACGGCTGCTGTCAATACCTTAAAGGCGTTGACAGATGACAGCTCTGAGCTGATTACTATATATTATGGCTGCGATGTATCTGAGGAGGAGGCTGACAGAGTTTTAAGTCTGGCAGAAAAAACTTGTCCTCAGTGTGAAATAGAGCTGCACAGCGGCGGTCAGCCTGTATATTATTATTTAATTTCTGTAGAATAA
- a CDS encoding P-II family nitrogen regulator: MSELFLMTTITDRTMARTFLSFYEKYQIQVTFSMVGHGTAASEVLDYFGLESSEKVIIVSVVTKGIWKQVKAGLQTEMKIDVPGTGIAFIVPLSSIGGKKQLQFLTDNQNFEKGEESILKDTKYELLVIIANQGYTELIMEAAREAEALGGTVIHAKGTGMQKAEKFLGVSLVAEKEMVFIVVKSHQKNNVMRSIMDKAGLETKAKSIVFSLPVTSVAGMRLMEISAETEEE, from the coding sequence ATGAGCGAATTATTTTTAATGACTACAATAACAGACAGGACTATGGCGAGAACCTTTCTGTCGTTTTATGAAAAATATCAGATTCAGGTAACCTTTAGTATGGTGGGACATGGAACGGCTGCCAGCGAGGTGTTGGATTACTTTGGGCTGGAGTCATCTGAAAAGGTAATCATTGTATCTGTTGTCACCAAGGGAATTTGGAAGCAGGTAAAAGCCGGACTTCAGACTGAAATGAAAATTGACGTGCCGGGAACAGGCATTGCCTTTATTGTTCCTTTAAGCAGCATCGGCGGGAAAAAGCAGCTGCAGTTTCTCACAGATAACCAGAATTTTGAAAAAGGAGAGGAAAGCATATTGAAAGATACAAAATATGAGCTTTTGGTTATAATCGCAAACCAGGGGTATACAGAGCTGATTATGGAGGCTGCCAGAGAAGCGGAGGCTTTAGGGGGAACTGTGATCCACGCAAAGGGAACAGGAATGCAGAAGGCAGAAAAGTTTTTGGGAGTGTCCCTGGTGGCGGAAAAAGAAATGGTATTTATTGTAGTAAAAAGCCATCAGAAAAATAATGTAATGAGGTCTATTATGGATAAGGCAGGTTTGGAAACAAAAGCCAAATCTATTGTATTTTCCCTTCCGGTTACAAGTGTTGCCGGTATGAGACTGATGGAAATTTCTGCTGAGACAGAAGAAGAATAG
- a CDS encoding competence/damage-inducible protein A, with translation MVVELISVGTELLLGNIVNTNAQFLAEKCALLGLSMYNQVVVGDNQERLTDTIKTALKRSDIVILTGGLGPTEDDLTKEVCAQAMGFALVEDKHTRERMEEYFKNGIYKKIPENNWKQAIVPDGAIVLDNDNGTAPGLILEKFGKSAILLPGPPNELYPLFMNKVYPYLQKLQPEVILSKMVKICGIGESQVETMVLDLIDKQTNPTIATYAKTGEVHVRITAKASDEEEAKKLIKPVLKEVKNRFGDHIYSTKEEESLEEAVVNLLKKYELTVCTAESCTGGMLAGRLVNVPGVSDVFREGFITYSNKSKRKLLDVSKSTLKKYGAVSQQTAKEMAMGGVLATDSDVCVAITGLAGPDGGTDEKPVGLVYIACYMKDKVWVEHYQFKGNRGKIREQSVVRALDLLRRSILDNYCS, from the coding sequence ATGGTAGTAGAACTGATTTCTGTAGGGACAGAGCTGTTGCTGGGCAATATTGTAAACACAAACGCACAGTTTTTAGCTGAAAAATGCGCTTTGCTGGGGCTGTCTATGTACAACCAGGTGGTTGTGGGAGACAACCAGGAACGGCTGACAGATACAATTAAAACTGCTTTGAAGCGTTCTGATATTGTGATTCTCACAGGAGGCTTAGGGCCTACGGAGGACGACTTGACAAAAGAGGTCTGCGCTCAGGCTATGGGATTTGCCCTTGTGGAGGATAAGCATACCAGGGAGAGAATGGAAGAATATTTTAAAAATGGCATATATAAAAAAATCCCGGAAAATAACTGGAAGCAGGCCATAGTTCCTGATGGAGCTATTGTTCTGGACAATGACAACGGCACGGCTCCCGGCTTAATTCTGGAAAAGTTTGGAAAGTCTGCAATTTTGCTGCCAGGACCTCCTAACGAATTATATCCTTTATTTATGAATAAGGTATATCCTTACCTTCAGAAGCTTCAGCCAGAGGTTATTTTATCTAAAATGGTTAAGATCTGCGGCATCGGAGAAAGCCAGGTGGAGACTATGGTGTTAGACTTAATCGACAAGCAGACGAATCCTACAATCGCCACATACGCGAAAACAGGAGAGGTTCACGTGAGAATTACGGCGAAGGCGTCTGATGAGGAGGAGGCCAAGAAGCTGATTAAGCCTGTTTTAAAAGAAGTGAAAAATAGATTTGGGGATCACATTTACAGCACAAAGGAAGAGGAAAGCCTGGAGGAGGCAGTAGTAAATCTTTTAAAGAAATATGAATTAACAGTGTGCACTGCAGAATCATGTACAGGCGGTATGCTGGCGGGACGCCTGGTGAATGTGCCGGGAGTGTCAGATGTATTTAGAGAAGGCTTTATCACATATTCTAATAAATCTAAAAGAAAGCTTTTAGATGTCAGTAAAAGCACTTTGAAAAAATATGGAGCTGTCAGCCAGCAGACTGCAAAGGAGATGGCAATGGGAGGGGTTCTGGCTACAGACTCTGACGTGTGCGTGGCCATTACCGGTTTGGCAGGGCCTGACGGAGGCACTGATGAGAAGCCGGTGGGACTTGTATATATTGCCTGCTATATGAAGGATAAGGTTTGGGTAGAGCATTATCAGTTTAAGGGAAACAGAGGAAAGATCAGAGAGCAGTCTGTAGTGAGGGCGCTGGATCTGCTGCGCCGTTCTATTCTGGATAATTACTGCTCTTAA
- the rpmB gene encoding 50S ribosomal protein L28 codes for MAKCAICEKAAHFGNNVSHSHRRSNKMWKANVKSVKVKVNGGAKKMYVCTSCLRSGLVERA; via the coding sequence ATGGCTAAATGTGCAATCTGCGAAAAAGCTGCTCACTTCGGAAATAACGTGAGCCATTCCCATAGAAGAAGTAACAAGATGTGGAAAGCTAACGTAAAATCTGTTAAAGTTAAAGTTAATGGCGGTGCTAAGAAGATGTATGTATGTACTTCCTGCTTACGTTCCGGCCTGGTAGAAAGAGCTTAA
- a CDS encoding DUF1538 domain-containing protein: protein MHIIAENLTTRGEHLRKNKTKLKEKFYEALAAVLPIIGIVLLLCFTIAPISPSILLCFLMGALMLMVGMMFFTLGAEMSMTPMGEKIGTCMTKTKKLWIVVPLSFLLGFIITISEPDLQVLAQQVPSIPNMTLILSVACGVGVFLVIALLRMLFSIPLPNLLIVFYILVFGLTAFVSESFQSVAFDSGGVTTGPMTVPFIMALGIGISAIRNDRHAADDSFGLVAICSVGPILAVLLLGMIYRPESSSYTPVAIPEVSDSVELWSMFRSGLPAYMEEIAVALLPIILFFAAFQFMVLKLSKRKLMKIAIGLVYTYIGLVLFLTGANVGFMPAGNYLGQVMAGLKFPWIIVPIGMVIGYFIVKAEPAVYVLNKQVEELTDGAISASAMGASLSIGVAISIGLAMIRVLTGISIMYFLISGYVLALSLSFFVPKIFTAIAFDSGGVASGPMTATFLLPFAQGACTAVGGNIVTDAFGIVAMVAMTPLITIQVLGMVYQLKKDKGADVVSQPASALDMLDDDAIIEL, encoded by the coding sequence ATGCATATTATTGCAGAAAATTTAACGACAAGAGGTGAGCATTTGAGGAAAAACAAGACAAAATTAAAAGAAAAGTTCTATGAAGCCTTGGCCGCTGTTCTGCCAATTATAGGAATTGTGCTGCTTTTGTGCTTCACCATAGCGCCTATCTCCCCCAGCATTTTACTATGTTTTCTCATGGGAGCATTGATGCTGATGGTGGGAATGATGTTTTTTACATTGGGCGCTGAAATGTCCATGACTCCTATGGGTGAAAAAATCGGTACTTGTATGACCAAAACAAAGAAGCTGTGGATTGTAGTTCCCCTATCTTTTCTTCTGGGATTTATTATTACTATTTCTGAGCCTGATTTACAGGTGCTGGCTCAGCAGGTCCCATCTATTCCTAATATGACGCTGATTCTGTCAGTTGCCTGCGGCGTGGGAGTATTCCTGGTGATTGCTCTGCTGCGTATGCTGTTTAGCATACCTCTTCCCAATTTGCTGATTGTATTTTACATTTTGGTTTTTGGATTAACTGCTTTTGTTTCAGAAAGCTTTCAAAGCGTAGCTTTTGACTCCGGCGGGGTAACTACAGGTCCAATGACAGTGCCTTTTATTATGGCTTTGGGTATTGGTATTTCTGCTATCCGTAATGACCGTCATGCGGCGGACGACAGCTTTGGTCTGGTAGCTATCTGTTCTGTAGGTCCTATTCTGGCCGTGCTGTTATTAGGCATGATTTATAGGCCGGAAAGCAGCAGCTATACTCCTGTGGCAATTCCCGAGGTATCTGACTCTGTAGAGCTGTGGAGCATGTTCCGCAGCGGCCTGCCTGCTTATATGGAAGAGATCGCTGTCGCTCTTCTTCCCATAATTTTATTTTTCGCAGCTTTTCAGTTTATGGTGCTGAAATTATCTAAAAGAAAGCTGATGAAAATTGCTATTGGATTAGTTTATACATACATTGGCCTTGTGCTGTTTCTCACAGGAGCGAATGTAGGTTTTATGCCTGCAGGAAATTATCTTGGACAGGTTATGGCAGGTTTAAAGTTTCCGTGGATTATTGTGCCTATAGGCATGGTAATTGGATATTTTATTGTAAAAGCCGAGCCGGCAGTTTATGTGTTAAATAAACAGGTGGAGGAATTGACTGACGGGGCTATTTCTGCAAGCGCCATGGGAGCCAGCCTTTCTATTGGCGTAGCTATTTCTATAGGCCTTGCTATGATCCGCGTGCTTACGGGAATCTCTATTATGTACTTCCTGATTTCAGGATATGTTCTGGCGTTAAGTCTTTCCTTCTTTGTGCCTAAGATTTTTACAGCCATTGCTTTTGACTCCGGTGGAGTAGCTTCAGGTCCTATGACAGCTACCTTCCTTCTTCCCTTTGCTCAGGGAGCGTGTACGGCTGTAGGCGGAAATATTGTAACAGATGCCTTTGGAATTGTAGCCATGGTAGCTATGACTCCTTTAATTACAATTCAGGTTCTGGGTATGGTGTACCAGCTGAAAAAAGACAAGGGAGCAGATGTGGTTTCGCAGCCAGCCTCTGCCCTGGATATGCTGGATGATGATGCCATTATTGAGCTTTAA
- a CDS encoding LacI family DNA-binding transcriptional regulator yields MTIRDIAKIVGVSSATVSRVINESGYVKEETKNRILQVIEENNYVPSAVARSLSTSDTSSIGVMVPDITNEFFSSMIGGIAELADQNGLSILFFDSRESQEREHHFLMEAQSRRLGGLIITPVSEWDGETCQNLMQLEDAGIPVVLVDRDIRDFKLDGVFVDNFQSAYEGVEALILAGHKDIAIITGPDTSLPGRNRLKGYLKALEAYRIPVNKEYILSGDFMVERAYERTRQLLALSKPPTAIFTSNNNTTLGALKYFTEHKLKIGRDVSILGFDQIETLKVIDYRLSTVERDVRMQGREAMKLLLKKLKDKRYKGQKGVRKRIYVPYQIVLRGSELME; encoded by the coding sequence ATGACAATCAGAGACATTGCAAAAATAGTAGGAGTCTCTTCGGCAACAGTATCCAGAGTAATTAATGAGTCCGGTTACGTAAAGGAAGAGACAAAGAACAGAATATTACAAGTTATTGAAGAAAATAATTACGTTCCCAGTGCAGTTGCCAGAAGCCTGAGCACCAGCGACACCTCCAGTATTGGGGTGATGGTGCCGGATATTACCAATGAATTTTTCTCCAGTATGATCGGAGGAATCGCAGAGCTGGCAGATCAAAATGGATTAAGCATTTTGTTTTTTGATTCCAGAGAGTCCCAGGAAAGAGAACATCATTTTCTGATGGAGGCTCAGTCCAGAAGATTGGGAGGGTTGATTATTACTCCGGTGTCGGAGTGGGATGGTGAAACCTGTCAAAACCTTATGCAGCTGGAGGACGCCGGAATCCCTGTAGTATTGGTGGACCGGGATATCAGAGATTTTAAGCTGGACGGCGTATTTGTAGATAATTTTCAAAGCGCTTACGAAGGCGTGGAAGCCTTGATTTTGGCAGGACATAAGGACATTGCTATTATTACAGGCCCCGATACTTCTTTGCCGGGGCGCAACAGACTGAAAGGTTATTTGAAGGCTTTGGAGGCTTATAGAATTCCTGTAAATAAGGAATATATTTTATCAGGAGATTTTATGGTAGAGAGGGCCTATGAGAGGACAAGGCAGCTGCTGGCTTTAAGTAAGCCGCCTACAGCTATTTTTACTTCAAATAACAATACAACATTAGGCGCATTAAAATATTTTACAGAGCATAAACTGAAAATCGGAAGGGACGTTTCAATTTTAGGCTTTGACCAGATTGAGACGCTTAAAGTAATTGATTACAGACTATCTACAGTTGAGAGAGACGTGAGAATGCAGGGCAGGGAAGCTATGAAGCTTCTCTTGAAAAAGTTAAAAGACAAAAGATATAAAGGTCAAAAGGGTGTTAGAAAACGTATTTATGTACCTTATCAAATTGTGCTGAGAGGATCGGAGTTAATGGAATAA
- a CDS encoding Asp23/Gls24 family envelope stress response protein yields the protein MKGRLNNQLGEVQISPEVIALYAGTVAVGCFGIVGMAAISMKDGLVKLLKKESLTRGINVEIEDNQVSLDFHVIVSYGVSIHAVADNLIETVKYNVEEFTGLNVEKINIFVEGVKVID from the coding sequence GTGAAGGGACGTTTAAACAACCAGTTAGGCGAAGTCCAGATTTCCCCTGAAGTTATTGCGCTGTACGCCGGCACAGTCGCTGTCGGCTGTTTTGGAATTGTTGGTATGGCCGCCATAAGTATGAAGGACGGACTTGTAAAGCTTTTAAAAAAGGAAAGTCTGACAAGAGGAATTAATGTGGAAATTGAAGATAATCAAGTAAGCTTAGATTTTCACGTAATCGTGTCTTACGGAGTAAGCATTCATGCTGTCGCTGATAACCTGATTGAGACAGTAAAATACAATGTAGAGGAATTCACCGGACTGAATGTGGAAAAAATCAACATTTTTGTAGAAGGTGTAAAAGTGATAGATTAA